Genomic window (Oryza sativa Japonica Group chromosome 3, ASM3414082v1):
GAGATTAATTTCAGAAAGATATGAAGCACAAGTAGAACAGGTATCCTCCTCAGGAATCATGGATCGAAGCCTAGCAATTTCTAGCGCCATTCCATCATTTTCAGATTTTAGTTTCTCAATTTTATACTTAGAAGACCTATACTTATCACTAATTTCAATCATCAAGTGTGCCATTCTTTCTTTGCTTAGTTCATCATCAACAGAGTCATTATCTGAGCAAGAATCATCACAAAGAGAACCATCCAAGGAAGGGATATCATCAAGACATACCTCAGGATGCTCCGATGAGTCATCCTTATCCTCAAGCGCCATGAGACACAGGTTGATGAAGTCCTCGTTGTTGGCGAGACAGCACATCCCGGAGAAGTCCTTGTCCCCCTTTTCTTGATCATCGTCGTCGGAGTCGATGTCGCTAAGCTGCACCTCCTCAAGAGCCGCCAAGACCTTGTGGATCGCCTTCTTCATCAAATCCTTCTTCCCCTTTCGCCCTTGTCCCTCGGGCTTCTTGGTCGTCTTGTCactcttcttcttcaacttgggACAATTCACTCTTTTGTGGTTAGGCTCTCCACACTCAAAACACACAAATGGTTCATtggtttttcctctttttctatCTCTCACATTTTTGTAAGCTCTTGAGAATTTTCTAGCAAAAAGAGCAAGATCATCTTCAGGGATCTTCTCTAATTGCTCCTCAGTGACTGAGTGTAAAGCGGCAAGAGAGAAGCCACCATACACAAAAGCTGAGTCATTAGAAGAAGTACTACCAGAGGGATCAGCTACCAAAGCCATCGAGTGTTTGAGGCCTTTCCGATGGAAAACATCCATCTCATGGGTTTTTAGCTTTGAGTAAAGCTTGTCCATGGTAAGGTCACTCAGAGGTGCACTCTCTGTGATGGAAGTAACTTTCATTTCCCAAACACCATAATCAAGACAATTCAAAAGATGGCGAGCATTATCATTATCAGAAAATTCTTTTCCAACAGATCTCAACTTCGAAATAATTTCTCCAAAACGTTTGAAATAAGAATCAATGGACTCTCCTGGGTGCATCTCAAATCTTTGATATTCTTTATGAAATTGATTCTGACGAACCAATTGAATATCATTGTTTCCCTCATGGAAATTGCACAGAGCAGTCCACATGTCATGAGCGGACTTGTGGTGTTGAACACGATTAAATTCACCAGAAGAAATTCCACCAATGATTGCATTTCTTGCACGATAATTAAAATCAACCTGAGCCATATTTGCAGGCGTGATGTCAGCATCATCGGGCACAGTGTAAGGAGATTTAACCTTATTCCACACATTATGCCCTTGCGACTGGAGGTAGGCCTCCATTCGTGCCTTCCAAATGACAAAATTGTGTCCATCGAAAACAAATGGTTTCGCAGAGTATTTTTCCTCCATAGCTGCGTTCGTTGCCACGGTTAGGTTACAACGAACTTAAccgggctctgataccaattgaaagaCCAAGAACAGCtatagagggggggtgaatatagCAATTCAAATCTTGCCCCCGAAAATACTCATCAAGCCGGATTTCTCAAAATCCTTACTAGAATCGCGGCTATTAGAAGCCGGatctagaaaagaagagagaaaaagaagagagaaggaattcccgaaactagaggaggaagagaaaaggaattcccgaaactagaagagaggtgagaaagagagagcaaaactcaTCATCGCAAAGTTCaaattgcaagcggaatttaaaTTGCGGAATTTAAATGGACAAGGCAAAAATGAAATCCTTCAAATCATTTCATTTATAGGTGATGCAAAATAACCGCTCAACTAGGAGCAAACATACACCTTCAGAGGAACATTAacacaaacttaaaatctctcggacaaacacactccaaactaatcctaatacaaaagcctctcgggcaaacacactccaaactcaCACGGAAACTCTCTCACCGAGCATCTCAAAATGATTACCAAAAGGAGCAACCTCCACCCTTGCATCCatctctctatttatagcctaaGACCCCTAAGACATTGTCTCAAATacccctagggcgaaaccctaACTTAGAACAGATCTGGTCCATCCATTGTTCCTTCTACTCAAAGGAAAAGCTCCAGATGATTGCCACCTCATCGACCCGAaccctcacatggtcttcttgcTGATGAATCCGCGTGCTCTCCGTCTTGACGAATCCAAACTTGCCACGTTGCCCAGCCGCGTCGTGCGCGTTCCGTCTCCTTTTCCTCAGCGCGCGCTCGCCAGCGCCCAACCAGCCCGAAGCCGCCACGCGTCCCGCTGAGCCGCTCCCGCGCGCGCTTGCAAAATCGCGTGTGGGTCCCGCGCTCCTGCACCCGCCTCCGATCGAGTCACGCGAAACGGAGGTTGCCGCGTACGGTTTTCCCGCGCGCGTCCTTGCGCATGCAAGCTGCCTGCACCTCCTGAGCCCATGCGCCATGGGCCGCCGTCTTGGGCCGTCGCTGCTTGGACGATGCAGGcctgccgagccgagccattCACCATCTTGGGCCACGTGGAACGGCTGGATTGGCTTGGCCTCCCTGCCAACCAATCACAGCGCACAtgcacagctagctagcttgactTTTCCACCGAGCCATGCTAGTAGCAACCAGTACAGTGCAAGCTCCTCCTTGCACAAGTACAGTACgtgtacatgcatgtatgctACCTACAGCAAGTACTGTAGCAGCAATGCACTTGCACAGTCCCTTCTGATTTCTTCGCGAATCCGATGCTTGCACACTTGACCTTGTGAAGCCTGTTGCAAAGACCTCCTCACACGGTGTTCGTCCACCGTGTGCAACCTTGTGTCCAATCTTGTCACCCGGCATCCTTGATCGCtttggacctcaactcctccttgagtctagtcccgatccgCCGTTGACCAAGATCGACCCCGATCACCTGCACACACATGAACCAAACAACCGTTGTCTTGGCACAGATGTCGCAACCTGACCAACGTTAGTCCACACACACACTTCTTGCACATCCGGTACTTGTCAATTTCCCATCACAAAAGAACTATAACCACACATGGTTTCAcaatttgaactttttttttaaaaaaaaaaaatcccatcgTTGTCGTCAGTTTGTGTTCTGCGACACGTAGATCGGATGAAGATGCAGGTCTGTCGATGTACAGTAATTGTACTCGAAACAAACAAGactgtgtgtttagttcacacttaATTCTGAAAGTTTGTTTGAAATTAAAACCATGTGATtgaaaaattatgtgtatgaaagatttgatgtgacgaaaaattGAAAGTACAGAAGAGCCtaaagagaagagggaggatgaCAAAGGGATACAGTGCAATCCTGAAATAAGGTACAGTACACCCAGTGTTCTATCATCTCATATGACTGTAGTCTGTAATCAAATTATACAACGAACAATGCTATACGTATGACTTGTATGTCCGACCAGCGTACGATCAAACGGTAAAACAACTCAATACGTGACTGAGTATGGTGACAACATGGCTTGGTTATACGGAGATTAACGTCACGAGCTCACGGCGTTAAGGTCGTTCCAAAGTCACACAAGTTTAGTCGTACGTATAGTATTTTTCTTATACAACATTAGTTTGGAAAAAGGCTGTAGACAATGActaggaaaagagagaaaaaaagaggtTGTTCAGAgataattatatttttcataCTTTTAGCTCTCAATGACTAGGATAGATATCAGATAAAGTTGCCCCCATGTTAGCTCGAGTAAATGTTGTTTTTCTACCTTTTAGGCTCACAAATATGGTCCTTTCTAGCATTAAATCCCATCTAAACCGAATCATTCTCCGGTTGAAATGTAGAGAATTTACATGAATTTATTCGGAACCCGAAGAAATCCAAATGATGCCTGTCTTATTTTTTAGATACTACTGAAATAAAAATATACAGGAATAATGCATGCCtcataaagaaaaagaaaagtccttTTCCAAAAGAGAAATTATGATAAGAGCTTTTCATAATCATCACGGTCTGGAGTTTGGACCACAGTAGACTCCAAGTTAGACCGGTCAGGGCAAACCAAAGCTCCGTGCTAGGGCGAAAGACGATGATACCATGAGAATTCCACGCAACAGCAACACCAAAGGAAGAAGTCGTTGCTGCAACAGTATGATAATCATCCTACCATTAGAGCTTAGATAATAGCAAACtgtaaaccagctataaacacatttcgagaagataaaagaagatAGAGAAGATCAGCGgtttacagatttgtagccagctgtaacacAGACTaaatatgtatgtgtgtatgacatgtgggaccaaatatgaattgtgtagtatatatttatggataactattgtataaattagctattaaattaactatagaTGATTAGGAGCCAGTAGTtgtctatactattaaacttgcttttaTACTACTATACGTAGCtgcaaatatttataaaaaaaatctttgaagGAGATATGCATATGCCCTTATTACGAAGGAGATTTTACTCCTGAGTCAACCAAGGAAAGAATGTTCGATGACCTGCCGCTGTGCAGTGCAGTTCAGCACTTCAGCCTTCAAGCCACACTAGCATTGACAGCGTCAGCAACAGGAGCAGTTAAGCTAAGCTGCTTAATTCTTAAAGCTGAGTTACTGTTTACAGTTTAGCATTGCAGGGCAAAGCGTGTGTGTGTGGTGGTAATGGATAATTGGCGTGTGGTTAACCACCACGATGATGGTGAAACTGGAGTTAAGGCGATAGGTACAGGCCCGTGCAGGAAGGGGCCGGGGCagtgaccaccaccaccacatcaCCCACCGCATTCAGCATCATCAGCAGCCGGAAAGGAAGGGGAAGCAAGCGAGGAAGCAGCAAGAATCCGACGCCATAATGGTCAAACGTGActcctcctcatcttcttcctcctcctaccttttcttcttcctttcaaTTCCTCCTGCTCTTCCTAGTCTCTtcctgctgctactgctgctgctctcGTATTGGGGGTcacttgttcttcttcttttacTGACCTTGTTGAATTGAACGCAACAATTTTCTTGGTCGGAATCCAGGAGGGAGAGGATTAGAGCAAGGAGCAGCGTCCTGAGGCGTGAAGGACCCACCTTTGCTGCTGTTCTTGGAGCTTCCCTGCCGAAATGGCCGTAAGTTCTTGCTCGATTGACTGGCCTGTTTGTGTTTCCTGGGTTGCATCGTGCTTGGATCGGTTGGGTTTGCTCGAATCGTCTTGGGCGCTTCTCCTGCCATGTGGGATTTCTCGGGGTTGCCTCTGATTTGCAGAAATGCTTGCTTTGTCATTTCTTTCTTCTCGGTGCCCAATGTTAGGGGTTCCTTAAATTGCAGTATTTTTGTTTACTGGTGAGGAGACAGGTTGCATCTTGTGGAATCATTTTCTTGTTGCCTCCTTCTGGGGCTATTTTCCTTGGGATCTTTTTAATTTCCCAAGAAAATGTGCCAATCTGAAACCGAAATTGTTGCCATGTCCTTTTCTGCTCAATTATGTAGTTATCCAATCTGCCAAGATCCAGCCTTTCTGCATTCAAGGATGCAATTTATGCTGCGGATTCAATGTTACAAGAATGTCGACATGGCATGCTTGCAGGGCTGATTTGCTGAGTAATATATTAATGCAGGAATCTCGTGCAGAGAAAAGATCTCAGCTTCGTGAATGTGATAATTGATACAGCTTGTTTACTTGCTCGTTTGAGACCTGTCCTTTTAATGCATCCTTAGTAGTGTTCCTGCAGAAAAGATGCACAAGTAGTTACATTCAAGTTCTTTCAAGCAGTATAGATAGCAGGATCTGAGTAAATTCTGGTTGATCGGACAAAGCTGATGTCATGCATACATGATTACAATAGATAATATCTGAGAGTTTAGATAATCATGCCTATTTAGGCTAGAATTATAATTCCTGTTACATATGAAAGAAAACATGATGACAACTGACAAGGCAACAAGCTCATGTAGTAGATTCAGCAATCAGCATGCTGTCTGctctagacttttttttttcatcagctCTTTTTTCGGAGTATATGTgcttctttatttttcttagcGCATTTCAATAATATGATAGTTCTTTGTTAAACTTTACCAGCATAAAGGAGTTCCTAAATTTGGAAGCTGGGAGGATGAAGACCGTGGTGAACACCTCTACACACAGTATTTCGAAAATGCCCGCAAGGGTAAATCTCCAGGGAGGTCTGTTAATCCAAACAATCATCATGGAGATACTGAAGCACTCTCTAAGGCCTCTCCCCTGCACGCTGGATCTGATCCAGCCATGAGAAAGCCCAAGGATGACAGACGCTCAAACCGAGAAGGTGATCTTCGTCAGCACGAAACCACTGTTCGAAAACCATATGCTGAGTCACCTAATCATAGATATGGGGATCATACCAACTATGACAATGCTGTGAGAAAAACCGGCATAGAGAAGTCACCCGTTCATCCCCGTCACCAGGCAAGAGCTGCAAACAAGGGTGGAGTTTCGTCTCCTTCACGTGACCGTAGGGGTTCATTGGAAGGAAACCGTGGATCTGCTCCCACTACACCTGGAAGGTCCAAGTTCAGATCAACTGGCCGTGGTGATGAGACGGTAAAGCTCTAACTTATGATGCATGGTATTAAGTAAACTGCCCTTTGATTCATTGACTATAAAAATACCTTTAGATGAAGTAATTAATTGCGTTTGCAGCCTGATAGAGGATCAGCCGTGCCAAAGTTTGGAGAATGGGATGAGAAAGATCCTTCTACAGGTGAAGGTTTCACTGACATATTTGAGAAGGTGAGGGAGGAGAAACAGTCTGGTACCGGCAACGCTCCCGTCATGACCAGCGAGGCAGATTATATCAAACGCTATCAACAACGCAAATATGAATCCACAGTAAGTCTACTTactcaaaaaaaatatggtcAGATGTGTGGAGCAAAACTATTTTGTTTTACACATTGCTTCAGATATATTTGAACGAGAAAATTGTTCATATGCCAATTGCCACTTGAGTTTGTCAATACTTGAGCTTGGTATACCTCTATTTATTTTTAGGGATCATGGCACCATGCGTAGTTATTATGCAGTAAAAATTGTCTAAAATCTACTGCTTCGAGTAGCTGCATTCTATAATTTATCGGCAAAGTCATTGCAACAATACTTCTGGTTTTTACTGGAGTATATAGTGGTTGCAAAAAGTTGGTACTACAGCAAAAATAATGGTTTTACTAGAAGTTTGGTTAGTGTTGTTTGCAAGGAATCTTGTTCTGCATGATTGCTTACAGTATGATTTGGTAATATTTTAATGTAATCCACTTTACAGGTATTGTGTAACAAATCCCTATTTTAATTCAGTTTATCGCTTCCTTGCAGGGCTGCTCATGCTTCAGTTGGTTCAAGAACTGAACTGACAGCCATCCAGCCAAGTCCTGTCAGCGAGGCCTACATAAATTTGTGTTGAAATGTATCATTGTGAGATGAATACCTCCAATCTGTTGTCATTGTTGAGATATTGTTTGGTAGCGAGACATGACATGTATTTACACGAATTTGAAGCTTCTTGTTGAGCATTTTGTGCTTTTTTTTGTATAATGAGGGATTCGTTTATCTTGGAAGGCATGTGTCTGGATAGAGGATCCAAATCCTTACGACAAAGGCTAAATTTTAACCAAATCATGAAAATCCAGGCCACTttcaaaaaagtaaaaaaaatgtatgaatttcctttttcttctttggaaATGTAAATTGCTGAATCTGAACAAGCACGGCACCTGACATGAAAAAATCAGGTTCGTCTATCAGAAAATTCAGAGTAATTGCCTGAACTAACATTAGTTTGCAGCGCATACAGTATGGGCTTAGATGGGCCATGATGGGCTGGGCCACGTAATGTTACATTGTTTTGCATTGTTTTGAATTTGTTGCAGTAGGCCATCTGAGGTGTTGGGAGATCTTTCGGCACTATGGCTTTCTGAACTTTAGTTCAGCAATAGCATTTACAGAgctgaggatttttttttcttttaccttgCAAATCCCAACGGTTTTGTCGACAACAATTCTGATAGTTACGCACATGTTTCAACTTGAGTAACGACAGTTCATTTTTCAGCAGCTTGTACCAgtctttccattttttttccacaATGGGAAATTCATTCCAATAAGTAGGAACACCAATTGATCAATTCCATTGCAGCGTTATCGGGACAGAACGTTGCTGCAAAATGTTGTTGATCAATCACAAGTATCCTCTGCAGTCATGTCATGTTAGGAAAAACATCATTGAAATGGAAGTGCTAGCTGTGATTCTCTTATGATGGAGCATGAACGAGATCAAACACATCACAGTtcacaagaaaaggaaaaggataaaAAAAGAGTGAAGCAGTTTAAGCTCCAGTATGTTGTTCTTCAGCTTACAACCTGGGACTAGCTTAAAGTCAAGGCCTAGGATTGGCTTCATCTTTCTTGTAGCAGCTCACAcctgttaggaaacgataggcaaacaaacgataaaaaacaatagatcaatcacagaagacacgagatttaacgtggaaaaccctccaaaaacaggagagaaaaaaccacgtgtgccagccagcaaaatatctttactatatctgaggtgaggttacatcgccgtaaggcggcttacaagaggtatatatatggtggaactCTAAAAGGGATGACGGGCAGGCCTCCCGGCGACGCTCCAGCCCAAGCCTCCCGACGACGGGCCTCCGCTCCGCTACGGCAGAAGCTGGcatttattaagtgcaaataaaTTTGGACCACAACTCAACAACACCAAACAGAAGATCGACTTTAGTGGAGTTTATCTTGAGAAAAGGTAGGTAGGTAATACATTCTACCATGAGATACAATCACACAATTAATAACCCAACAATTGCAGATTCGGTAACGATCCTACAAGGAAGTCACACCATAGAGAGAGTAAGCATAAGGATAGTGGCTAGAATTTCATTCGAAATCAATCATCAAGCACGCGTTACAAACCATGATGACAACTCTCATTTGGTCCTGAAACTGCTACTCCAAGCACAGCAGCCTACTGATTGCAGATTGACGATGAGGAGACTTTGGTTCTGGTTTTGCCTCTGATTCTggcaaacaaaagaaaagaaaatttataTGTATTGAATATATAGGGGTGAATATCCAATGCGACTCCTGAAGTTTCTCTTCGGGCTCAATTTAGTCATCGATGTTTCAAATCGTCCAAACAAGTCCTTCAAATTAATtatttgggttaatatagtccttggacccACAAAAATGCCACATGAGTATGTCAAGTCATCCTCGCATGCAGCGGTATGAATGAAATTaccattctacccttatataccatatagaaaagaaagaaatgtaAAGACAAGCGCTGCGTTAGTTAGCTCTGCGAATTTAAAGTGTTGTCCATATCAAACGCTTAAAGGGAAATGATCAATGAGTATTGGTTCAAAGTAgaagggaataagttcaccaagTGGCTTCGATCATGACTAATACAGCTTTGCCATAATAATTGCATGATGCCACACTTGGCGACTAAATGAAGTCAATTAATTACATAGTCGACCCGGcaaaaattaattacatagtCCAAACTAGCAAGCATAATCACAGGAAGAGATCATCATATATAAGGAATAGCTACTGGAGATATTACTAAATTCCTTTGTATGCGATTAGATACCCAAATGCAACTCAAAGTTTAAAGGGTTTAGATGACACAGCTGAAGAAGTGAGTTATGAATGCGCATTGTACTCTATGTACAAATAATCATATTAATGGTTGACTAGGGGTTCTAGACACCACGCTCGAAACTTTTACCACTAAATCGTACACGGTTAAGAAACTGAAGATTACCTTCATAGCAGGCATCTAGTTCTTTATTCTCGATGTCATCCAGACGTTGCTGCAGGCTCGGTGGAAGCAAATTTATACCAGAACAATAACGAATTTCAAGAGATGTAAGAGATGAGTATGCTTGAGGCCCCTTCGGCAAGGATACCAGGCCTGGGCAATTAACAAGTCTGAGGTGTTGCAGCGACGGGAGCTCTCCTAAGCAAGATTCCAGTGATTTCAAGCTCCCGCAATAGCTGATATTTAATGCTCGAACGGCATCCAGCTTTCCTGAGAGTGACTGAAGTTTTTCACAGCGTACAATATCCAATTTCTTGATGGacggaggaagatggagaacctTCAAACGATTGCAATACTCTATTACTAGAGATTCTAGGCGTGGAAGGACGCGATCGTTGGTCTCGCTGGTGGACCCTGATATTAACGATGACTTGTCCGGCTGTGCGAAGCTTTCTGCACTCACCAACATCGTCGTATCCTGCTGCTGATTGAATATGATGGACCTCAGGTCATGGCAGTCCGTAATTTGTAATAGCTTGAGAGACGTCGGTAGGTTGGGGACCTCTACAAAAGAATAACAACGGCGTATCTGCAGGGACTCCAAACGTGGCAGGAGTTCACTTGGTGCTAGTGTAGATTGCCCACGAGCTTGTGTGAGTCCTGTCAGATTCTTGCATTGAAGAATATGTAACTTCCTCAAGGAAACCAAGCCCTGGAACACCTCTTCTGGCCAGTCGACAAGCGCATC
Coding sequences:
- the LOC4334782 gene encoding RPM1-interacting protein 4, which produces MAHKGVPKFGSWEDEDRGEHLYTQYFENARKGKSPGRSVNPNNHHGDTEALSKASPLHAGSDPAMRKPKDDRRSNREGDLRQHETTVRKPYAESPNHRYGDHTNYDNAVRKTGIEKSPVHPRHQARAANKGGVSSPSRDRRGSLEGNRGSAPTTPGRSKFRSTGRGDETPDRGSAVPKFGEWDEKDPSTGEGFTDIFEKVREEKQSGTGNAPVMTSEADYIKRYQQRKYESTGCSCFSWFKN